A genome region from Sceloporus undulatus isolate JIND9_A2432 ecotype Alabama chromosome 1, SceUnd_v1.1, whole genome shotgun sequence includes the following:
- the SLC25A22 gene encoding mitochondrial glutamate carrier 1 isoform X2, translating into MQSNTHKSFLKLHESSGAAVNLTLVTPEKAIKLAANDFFRHHLAADGKKLSLLKEMLAGCGAGTCQVIVTTPMEMLKIQLQDAGRIAAQKKLMAAQAQLNPSTGAAAAESVVETRTTAMQITRELLRSKGIAGLYKGLGATLLRDVPFSIVYFPLFANLNKLGQKTPDVKAPFYVSFLAGCAAGSTAAVAVNPCDVIKTRLQSLQRGVNEDTYSGIIDCARKIWRKEGPTAFLKGAYCRALVIAPLFGIAQVVYFIGIAEYILDMLPRRRD; encoded by the exons gagctgcagtgaatctaacTCTTGTGACTCCAGAAAAAGCCATCAAGCTAGCTGCCAATGATTTCTTCCGACATCATCTTGCTGCAGATGG GAAGAAGCTGTCGCTACTGAAGGAAATGCTGGCTGGCTGTGGGGCAGGGACCTGCCAGGTGATTGTCACCACCCCCATGGAGATGCTCAAAATCCAGCTGCAGGATGCAGGCCGAATTG CTGCTCAGAAGAAACTTATGGCAGCACAGGCCCAGCTAAATCCTTCGACTGGTGCTGCAGCAGCAGAGTCAGTCGTGGAAACAAGAACCACAGCAATGCAAATCACGAGGGAACTGCTCCGGAGCAAAGGCATTGCCGGACTTTATAAGGGACTTGGAGCTACGTTGCTAAG GGATGTACCTTTTTCCATTGTTTATTTCCCACTGTTTGCAAACCTGAACAAACTGGGACAGAAGACCCCTGATGTAAAAGCTCCGTTCTATGTGTCCTTTCTTGCTGGATGTGCAGCAGGCAGTACAGCTGCGGTAGCAGTTAATCCTTGTGATG TAATCAAGACGCGACTGCAGTCCTTGCAGAGGGGAGTCAATGAAGACACATATTCAGGGATAATAGACTGTGCCAG GAAAATCTGGAGGAAAGAAGGTCCCACAGCCTTTTTGAAGGGGGCATATTGCAGAGCCCTGGTCATTGCCCCACTCTTTGGTATTGCACAAGTGGTTTATTTCATCGGCATTGCTGAATACATCCTAGACATGCTTCCAAGGCGCCGGGATTAA